The Pecten maximus chromosome 12, xPecMax1.1, whole genome shotgun sequence genome includes a region encoding these proteins:
- the LOC117339196 gene encoding dopamine receptor 1-like, with protein sequence MVTNYSVFPNLEHDLFDNESAGGNVSGDTEPSGPYTLVESIVIGTILSLVIILAIAGNILVCVAVFTDRRLKHLNNLFIVSLAIADLLVAILVMTFAVVNDIQGRWLFGSVFCNIWISSDIMCSTASILNLCVISLDRYIHIRDPLRYDACMTWKKVAAMISSVWIMSLIISFVPIHLKWHKNPEDHDKPPDENSCNLELNRAYAVVSSTISFYIPLIVMLAIYIQLYAYARKHAASIKKINTPLPQDRFNNSNGKNSGSKISDHKAAVTLGIIVGVFLLCWLPFFILNLILAFCECEVPLAVFSILSWLGYANSCLNPIIYSIFNRDFREAFKRILFPKSCKCIENRRHNNGFNHRSPRKQMNKSEYIMHSTENGSKRDCKEPLCSEMTAL encoded by the coding sequence ATGGTGACCAACTATTCTGTGTTTCCTAATCTGGAACATGACTTGTTCGACAATGAGAGCGCTGGAGGTAACGTTTCCGGCGATACAGAACCTAGTGGGCCATATACTCTGGTGGAGAGTATAGTGATAGGGACGATCCTATCTCTGGTCATTATTCTAGCCATTGCAGGAAATATCCTCGTCTGTGTGGCCGTATTTACTGACCGGAGATTGAAACACCTCAACAATCTATTCATTGTGTCCCTGGCCATCGCGGATCTCCTGGTGGCTATTCTTGTGATGACATTTGCTGTAGTAAACGATATACAAGGGAGATGGCTTTTCGGGTCtgtattttgcaatatttgGATTTCGTCTGATATAATGTGTTCAACCGCTTCCATCCTTAATCTCTGTGTTATTAGCCTCGATAGGTATATACATATCCGGGACCCGTTACGTTACGATGCCTGTATGACTTGGAAGAAAGTTGCGGCTATGATTTCATCCGTTTGGATTATGTCTCTCATCATATCTTTCGTTCCTATACATTTAAAATGGCACAAAAATCCAGAAGATCACGACAAACCTCCAGACGAAAATTCTTGTAACTTGGAGTTGAACCGAGCCTACGCAGTCGTATCGTCCACAATAAGTTTCTATATCCCGCTCATTGTCATGCTAGCAATTTATATACAACTTTATGCTTATGCACGGAAACATGCTGCCAGCATAAAGAAAATCAACACGCCTTTACCACAGGACAGATTTAACAATTCAAACGGTAAAAACAGTGGTTCCAAAATATCAGACCACAAGGCGGCTGTGACTCTTGGTATAATTGTAGGTGTTTTTCTCCTCTGCTGGTTGCCTTTCTTTATTTTGAATCTGATATTAGCCTTTTGTGAATGTGAAGTACCGTTGGCTGTGTTCAGCATTCTTAGTTGGTTAGGGTACGCCAATTCCTGTTTAAACCCAATCATTTATAGTATCTTCAATAGAGATTTTCGTGAAGCATTTAAACGAATTTTATTCCCAAAATCATGCAAGTGTATTGAAAATAGACGTCATAATAACGGATTTAATCACCGGAGTCCAAGGAAACAAATGAACAAATCGGAATATATTATGCATTCAACAGAAAATGGTTCTAAAAGGGACTGTAAAGAGCCCCTTTGCTCAGAAATGACAGCTTTGTAA